In Gammaproteobacteria bacterium, the genomic stretch ATTACTTTTAGGAGCATGACCATGAACGCACCAGAGCGCATATTAAGTCAGACCGCACAGGTCGATCAGGCTGCCATCAAAAATTTTCCCAACTCACGCAAAATCTATGTTGAAGGCTCACGACCCGATATTCAGGTGCCAATGCGTGAAATCAGCCTAAGCGATACCCCACTAACCGTAGGCGTTGAGCACAATCCCGCAGTCGTTGTGTATGACACATCGGGCCCTTATACCGATCCAAATGTCAAAATCGACGTGCGCAATGGCCTAGCGCCGATGCGTAATGCATGGATAGAAGAGCGTGGTGATACTGAAATACTGGAACAAATCAGTTCTGAATACGGTCGCCGCCAAGCTAAGAACCCTGACTTAGCTGCCATTCGGTTTACTGCGCAACGGCCATCACGTCGCGCCAAGGCTGGCGCCAATGTCAGTCAAATGCATTACGCCAAGCGCGGCATTATTACGCCAGAAATGGAATACGTTGCCATTCGTGAAAATCAGCGGCGCGATCAAGTCGCAGCAGTCAGCTCAGAAGTTAAAGGTGAATCGTTTGGTGCCTCAATTCCTGCCCATGTGACTCCCGAGTTTGTCCGTGATGAAGTGGCTCGTGGCCGCGCGATTATTCCACTAAACATTAATCACCCCGAAGTGGAGCCAATGATTATTGGCCGTAATTTCTTAGTGAAGATCAACGGTAATATTGGCAATTCAGCCGTGACGTCATCCATTGAAGAAGAAGTAGAAAAAATGACCTGGTCGATTCGCTGGGGTGGCGATACAGTGATGGATCTTTCTACTGGTAAGAATATTCACGAAACACGCGAATGGATATTACGTAACTCCCCCGTGCCTATTGGTACCGTGCCCATCTATCAAGCCCTGGAAAAAGTCGATGGTAAGGCCGAAGACCTGACCTGGGAATTATTCCGCGATACCTTAATCGAGCAAGCCGAACAAGGCGTCGATTACTTCACCATTCATGCAGGTGTGTTATTACGCTATGTGCCTTTAACTGCAAAGCGAATGACAGGCATAGTCTCACGTGGCGGTTCAATTATGGCCAAGTGGTGTTTAGCGCATCATAAAGAGAACTTTCTCTATACTCATTTCGAAGATATTTGTGAAATCATGAAAGCCTATGACGTGTCGTTTTCACTAGGTGATGGCTTGCGTCCCGGCTCTATTGCCGATGCCAATGATGCGGCGCAGTTTGGTGAATTAGAAACCTTGGGCGAGCTGACCAAGATTGCCTGGAAGCATGATATTCAAACCATGATTGAAGGCCCGGGTCATGTGCCGATGCATTTGATTAAAGAAAATATGGATAAGCAGTTAGAATGCTGTGATGAAGCGCCGTTTTATACACTTGGGCCGCTAACCACAGATATCGCCCCAGGTTATGACCATATTACTTCAGGCATTGGTGCAGCCATGATCGGTTGGTTTGGCACCGCTATGTTGTGTTATGTCACGCCCAAAGAACACCTTGGCTTGCCGAATAAAGATGATGTTAAAGAAGGCGTTATTACCTATAAAATTGCTGCCCATGCGGCGGACTTGGCAAAAGGCCACCCAGCCGCACAAGTGCGTGACAATGCCTTATCAAAAGCGCGTTTTGAATTTCGCTGGGAAGATCAATTTAATCTTGGTCTCGACCCAGATCGTGCGCGCGAATACCATGATGAAACCTTGCCCAAAGATTCCGCTAAAGTAGCGCACTTTTGTTCCATGTGTGGGCCACATTTTTGTTCGATGAAAATTAGCCAAGAAGTGCGTGATTATGCTAAACAAATGGGGCTCGATGACGATAAAGTGCTGGCAGAGGGAATGGCAGAAAAAGCCAAAGAATTTGAAGCAAAAGGTGCGCAGCTCTACAGCAAGGTCTAATTAATCATGGCTAAAAAAGCTAAATCAGCAAAGATCATCCCGATCAAGCCTGAAATCACCCCCGAAAATAAATGCGGCTTTTGCCAAGGTAGCAAATGTTGCAGTTATGTCACACAAGAAATTGATACACCCAAGTCGAAGAAAGATTTTGATCACCTGATGTGGGTCATATCTCACGGTGATTTAGAGATTTATAAAGACGATGACGGCTGGTACTTAATGATTCCACAGAAATGTAATCATTTACTGCCTGATGGTCGCTGTGGCACTTACGACACACGGCCACAAATTTGTCGTGACCACACTAACGATTTTTGTGAATATGACCAACCAGCAGAAGAAAGCTTCAAACTACACTTTCATAATGATAAAGAGCTCGACAAGTATTGCCGTAAACGTTTTAAAAAGTGGGACGGCCGCCACGAGCAATGGGCGAAAAAAAAGGCCAGTTAGTTTATTGCTGAACATAATTCTCCAAAATATTCGGCATACCTTATATTAAGTAACCTCCCTTGCTGGTTGTTATGAGCCTGGTTGGTTATAACAGCCTTAAAACAGCATCAACTTCATGCTAATAAACATACTGGTAAACTCATCAGTGTGAGGATAGCTCAAACACTATGCCGAAGACGCTGCCACGTATCATCGATAAATCGACTCTTGCTAAAACGCGTTTGTTTGAAATTGAGTCCTTACAACTAAAGTTCAGCAATGGCATTACCGTCGAATATGAGCGCTTGCTCAGCTCATCAGTGGGTGCCGTCTTAATCGTACCTATGCTAGATAACGATACCGTTTTACTCATTCGCGAATACAATGCCGGGGTTCATCGATATGAATTGGCCTTACCGAAAGGCGGTGTTGAGGCTGGAGAGGGTTGGCTCGACGCTGCTAATAGAGAAATAAGAGAAGAAATTGGCTATGCAGCACATTCGCTAGAGCATTTACGTACTGTCAGTATTGCACCAAGCTACCTCAGCCATGAAACACATATTGTGTTGGCACAAAACCTCTATGAGAGCCGCTTACAGGGCGATGAACCTGAAGAGATCGAAGTGATCCCCTGGAAGTTAAGCGAGATGACTAAGCTGCTCACCAGTGGTGAAATGAGTGAAGCACGTAGCATAGCTGCTTTATATATTGTGCGAGACAAATTAAAGGATATTTAGTATGTCAAATGATGAGCTGAATAGTTTATTGCCTACGGTGATAGCGATCGCCAAACATGCAGGAGAAAAAATCTTGCAGGTTTATAAGCGTGAGTTTGAGGTGACAGAAAAAGACGACAAATCACCATTGACTGAGGCTGACATGGCTGCGCATCACTGTATTGTTGACGGCTTAAAAAAACTGACACCAGAGATTCCAATTTTGTCAGAAGAATCAGCAAAAATTTCTTTTGCCGAACGCCAGTCCTGGCAACGTTATTGGTTGGTGGATCCGCTTGATGGTACGCGAGAATTTATTAAACGTAATGGCGAATTCACGGTCAATATTGCATTGATTGATAATCATGATTCTGTACTTGGCGTCATCTATGTTCCAGTACAAAATATTACTTACTATGCTACGCGTGGCAATGGTGCGTTTAAGCAGGAAGGTAGCGCAACACCTGTTAAAATTAACAGCAAAAAATGGCAAGGCGGTACGCTTAAAGTTGCCGGTAGTCGTTCACATCGTGGCGACTCACTTGATGGCATGCTGGAAAAAATTGGTGATTACGAAATAATCAGCATGGGCAGTTCCTTAAAATTATGCCTGGTTGCCGAGGGCGTCGCTCATATCTACCCACGCTTTGGACTGACATCAGAATGGGATACTGCCGCTGCGCAATGTATTGTCGAAGAGGCTGGTGGTCGTTTAACTGAAATGTCATTCGAGCCACTCAAATACAACACTAAAGAGTCATTGTTGAACCCGTGGTTTTTTGTTGCAGGCGATTTAGATATCGACTGGCGGCAATATATTCCTGATGAAGCCGCTTAGTTTTTTATTCAGAGGTTCCAATAAATAGGGGAGTATAAAGCTATACCCCCCCTTGCTATTACCAATAGGTTTAACTGCTCACTGATTCCAGGTAAGCATCCGTTGAACCTTTCACTTCTGGCCATATTTCTTCGGCAGATTCGATGTTGCCAGGCACATCTTTTAACCAAACCTTTTGAACTTTTTCATTAAGATTTAAATATAGCTTGCCATCGACTACGCGCCATGCTGTTGGGTCGACGTCGAATTTACGATGTTTGGTTAAGCCATAGGCACAAAAACCACCATATTGTGGCGCATATTTTTCAGGGTTTGCGCGAAATAAATCACGATTTTTTGCTGAAGTAAACTGATAGATTGCATCATTGTATGCTGCGGTATATCTAGCCTTGCCTTCGGTTGGTTTACTGTCGGTAAAATAGGCAACAGGATCGTAGCCACTGATTGCGGTATCGTTGTCGTTAGTGTTGATCTCCACACTCGCAGCAAATACACCGCTGCTGAGAGTGAGCAGTAGACCTGCTGTGAAGTGTTTCAATGAATTGAATGGTTTTTTCATCACGAATTCCTCTTTGGTGAATAAAATAGTAAGCCCAATAGTTTTATGCTTGATTGCATGGCTATGACTATAGCGGTATGAGAAATTGCGAGGTGTCAATTAGTCTGGTATATGATACTAAACGTCCAGAAAACCGCGTGCTGATCAAGCAGGCCGCATAGGGTTATATTAAGCATGGATAGATTGTCGGAAATATTAAATCATATGTCGATATCGACACGGGTATTTCATAGTGGGTCGATTTGTGGCGTGTTTGATTTTTCAGAGTCGCAATCGCATCATGGTTATATCCACTTAGTCAGTCGTGGTCGATTAACCTTGCAAAGACAAAATAAAGAAGCGCTTCTTATAGAAGAACCATCGCTGATATTTTACCCAAGGCCGACGACACATAGATTGGTAGCGGACGAATCAGCGGGCGCTGAGATTGTCTGCGCGACAGTCGAGATTGGTGCCGGACCCAATAACCCAATTGCGAATGCTTTACCCGAGTCGATAGTGATACCGTTATCTACTTCGGACAATCTTGCTAAGGTGACACATTGGTTATTTGAAGAGGCTTTTTTAGATTTGGATGCACGACAAGTTATGCTTGATCGGCTTGCTGAAATCATTGTGATTCAATTATTGAGACTAGCCCTGACACAGGAAGAATCGCTAGCCGGTTTGTTACGCGGTTTGGTACACCCACAGCTTGGCAAGTTAATAAAAAATATTCATCGCTCTCCGGCACGGCAATGGCGTCTCGAAGATATGGCCAAGCTCTCTTTAATGTCACGCTCTAAATTCGCCCAGACGTTTAAAGATACCTTAGGTCAAACCCCTGCTGATTACTTGTTGGAATGGCGTATTAGTCTGGCACAGACATATTTACGCAAAGGACACGCAGTAAACTTGATCGCGCATAAAGTGGGTTATCCGAATAGTTCGACATTCTCGCGAGCTTTTAAGAAAAAAACAGGGTATTCACCAACGGATTGGCATCATGCTTTTTTGACAAAAAATGAAGAGGATCGTGGCGTGGTTGAACACTTATCGAAATAAAGTGTTCAATGATTGAGGCCTTTAATTTAATGTTTCCAACGCGTCGACATATCATTACTGAACTCTTCCCACATCCCTTTTGCGGCAGCGCCAAGTTTTTTGCCGAGTTTCTTCTTTTGTTGGTAGGTAATCTCAAAGAGATCAGCAACCTTACTTTTTTCTAATAAGTAATCATCGCTGGTCATCAGCTCATCAACAAGTTTAAGCTCTAATGCTTGTTGGCCATACCAATGCTCACCTGTAGCAACTTGTTCTATATCCAGCTCTGCACGGTATTGAGTAATGCTCGATTTAAACAAATCATGGATTTCTTCCAGGTCTTGTTTTAATTTTTCCCGATCTTCGTCGGTATTTTTACCAAACATAGTTATCGTACGTTTATATTTTCCTGCGGTGATTTGTTCAAAATCGACGCCGTGTTTTTCTAATATACGATGAAAATTAGGTATTTGTGCAAGCACCCCGATCGAGCCAATAATAGCAAATGGTGCCGCAATAATTTTGTTTGCGGTGCAAGCCATAAGGTAACCACCACTTGCGGCCACCTTATCTACCGCGATAACCAGCGGTATCTCACGTTGGCGAATACGCAATAATTGTGAGGCTGCCAAGCCATGCTCATGTACCGTGCCGCCGGAGTTTTCCAGGCACAACAAGACTTCATCTTCTTTGTTGGCAACGGTGAGTAGCGCAGTGACTTCTTCGCGTAATGACGCCACCGCTGTGGCGCGAATATCACCTTTAAAATTTAATACAAAGAGACGCTGTTTGGTTTTGTCAGCGCCTTCTTTTTTCTTTATTTTGTTTTCTTTTTTATGTTCTTTATTTGTCTTTTTAAGTAATTTTTTGTCCAGAACTTCATACTCCATCAATTGACGCATGGTGTCGTATTTTTGGTTAATATTTTTTATGATAAGACGTTCAGCGGTTTTGTCGCGACGACTGAGCGAAAAAATAAGGGTTAATGCAATAACCAGAGCGATCAATAAGGTCGCCGTTTTTGCAAAGAAGAGTCCGTATTCAATTAATGCTGAAATCATTATAATTCCTAGTTTATTCTATCCAGTCGGCGATAATGTTAGATGCAGTGGTTAATTAACTAATGGTGGTAGCGTGATTGTTCGCAATTCTCGCTGATTTAAAGGCAGCCCATCACCGCCATCAAGCACATTAAAGTGCAAGGTGTCAGAATTTTGGTGGTATAGCGCCTTATAAAAAGCAGTCATCTGATGTGACAGTAAAATATCATTCTCACGGAAGCCAGCAACGTATAGTAGGCCGTTTTTATTTGGCTGTATTGTAATTACCTGTCGGCGCCTGTCATCTACTCGTATTTGAGGAGTACTCACGGTAAAGCCATAAGTTGCTTCAACTTGTGGCGCCCTTTCGATTTGATAAAGTTGTGCTTGGTTATTGATCCACCAGACCCAGCCGATGAAAGCAGCGCAGATGAAGGCGAAGGTGAGTAACAGGTAGCCAAGTGTTTTCATCGTAGCGTCAACCTCGAGGGATCGTGTTGTATCTGACAGTAAAGCGGTGTATACGAGAAATACGGGCTAGCGCTGCGTGTCCCAGCACCGGGCGCAATCAAGATATTATGGCAAGGGATTGGTGGCCAGGGACGGAATCGAACCGCCGACACGGGGATTTTCAATCCCCTGCTCTACCGACTGAGCTACCTGGCCATTTCACGTTTTTAGTTTTACAGCGCAGAATTACATTTTGGGAAATAATAGATTTTCTATCCCCTGCCTACCCTGTCGCTGCGCGACCCCGCTACCTGGCCATTATGTCAGACCAGCGCGGAGCCGAGTATTAAACGCGTTTGGGCTGTGTACGTCAAGCTGAACCAAGATGAATATGTTTATTCAGGAGCTACATAACCTTCAGGTTTAGCGCAGCCATCACCAAAAAAGAATTTTTCCATCTCTGCTTCAAGGAAGCTACGCGCCTTAGGATCAAGCGCGCTGAGACGATTTTCATTAATGAGCATGGTTTGGTGGCTTAACCATGCCTTCCAGCCTTCTATTGATACATTGTCAAAGATACGTTTGCCAAGCTCTCCAGGATAAGGGGCAGCTTTTAGACCTTCGGCTTCTTTTTTTAGGTGTACACACTGTACTGTACGGCTCATTATAGTTTTCCAAATAGTGCGTAATTTAACTGCTGCAGTAATTTGCTTACGGGTGCGGCCAAACCTAGTGATGCTGGCTGTTGGCGATTGTACCAAAGCTGAGGTGCGCCCTCCATGACTGTTTCCGAGTTACCAGTAACTTGAGCATGTATTGGCGTGACATATAAACGGTAATGAGAGAAAGTATGGCTAAATGGTATTCCATTTAAAATATTGTCTATGCCAAGGCCAAGCTGTTGCTGACACCATTGTGAAACATCAGTTTCAACATCGCATTGAGGAAAACACCATAAACCGCCCCAAATACCACTTGGTGGGCGTTGCTGTAGCAAGATCTCATTTTGCTTATTGCGCAGCAATAGCATGATGGTATGTTTTTCAGGCAAAGTACGCTTAGGTTTTTTGCCTGGGTAGAGGGTGACAGATTCTGTTTTGAAAGCAACACAGTGTTTATTCATTGGGCAGAGGTGACACAGTGGTTTGCTGCGGGTACAAACCGTTGCGCCAAGATCCATAATTGCCTGGGTATAATTAGCGACTCTTCTTGTCGGCGTTTGTTGCTCTGATATATCCCATAGCCGTTGCTCAACGGCAGATATACCCGGCCAGCCTCTTATACCAAAGCAGCGTGATAGTACGCGTTTTACGTTGCCATCAAGTATTGGCTGGCGTTGGTTTTTTGATAAGGACAAAATCGCGGCGGCGGTAGAGCGGCCAATGCCAGGTAGATTAATCCATTGTTCTAAGGTATTAGGAAGCTTAGTATCATGCTCGCGGCAGATGATTTGCGCCGTGCGATGCAGATTGCGCCCCCTAGCGTAATAACCCAACCCGCTCCAATGATGCAATACCTCGTCGATTGAGGCAGCGGCCAGTTTTTTCACACTAGGGAAGCGTACGATAAAACGCAGATAATAAGGAATAACGGTTTTGACCTGGGTCTGCTGCAACATGATCTCCGACACCCAAACATGATAGGAAGATTGTTGTTGCCACGGCAGGTCTTTGCGACCGTACTGATCGAACCAGCTAAGCAGGCGGTCGCTAAATTTAGCTTCAGCCATTTCCTGTCTAAAACAAGCTTTTAAATTTATCTTTCAGTTTATCTTCTAGCTTTTCTTTTGGTGCTTCTGTGGTTACACCAATTTCACCACTATCGTTAGCCGCGGCATTATCTTTTATGCCTAGCTTGTCGAGCAGCTTACCTTTGAGCCGGTCTTTCTCTTTATCGATTTTTTCTTTGGCTTTTTTCTTGGTTTCGTCACTAATCATGGCTTTAAAATCAGGCTTGAACTTAGGGTTGCTGAAGGTGCCACCAATTTTTACAGGTATTGTTAAGCCTTTGAGGCTGTCGAGCTCTTTACCACCTTGACCTTTCGAGGTTTCGACGATCGCAACTTCAATAAAATAATCGATTGACTCGTTAACAAGATTAGCTTTGCCGCGACCAGCAATGCGGAAAAAAGGTGACTTCATTAAAAGATCCTGGTTTTGCAGGAGACCACTTTTGATATTGGCGGTACCACTGAGTTCGGCAAAATCAGTTTGTTGCGGCTCACCATCGCTACTGGTTTTTTTGCCAGATAACGTTGCTTTCGCATCGCGAATGATCTTTGATATGTTAATGCCTTTCACTGCACCGTTA encodes the following:
- a CDS encoding YHS domain-containing protein — protein: MKKPFNSLKHFTAGLLLTLSSGVFAASVEINTNDNDTAISGYDPVAYFTDSKPTEGKARYTAAYNDAIYQFTSAKNRDLFRANPEKYAPQYGGFCAYGLTKHRKFDVDPTAWRVVDGKLYLNLNEKVQKVWLKDVPGNIESAEEIWPEVKGSTDAYLESVSS
- the sohB gene encoding protease SohB encodes the protein MISALIEYGLFFAKTATLLIALVIALTLIFSLSRRDKTAERLIIKNINQKYDTMRQLMEYEVLDKKLLKKTNKEHKKENKIKKKEGADKTKQRLFVLNFKGDIRATAVASLREEVTALLTVANKEDEVLLCLENSGGTVHEHGLAASQLLRIRQREIPLVIAVDKVAASGGYLMACTANKIIAAPFAIIGSIGVLAQIPNFHRILEKHGVDFEQITAGKYKRTITMFGKNTDEDREKLKQDLEEIHDLFKSSITQYRAELDIEQVATGEHWYGQQALELKLVDELMTSDDYLLEKSKVADLFEITYQQKKKLGKKLGAAAKGMWEEFSNDMSTRWKH
- a CDS encoding oxidative damage protection protein; the protein is MSRTVQCVHLKKEAEGLKAAPYPGELGKRIFDNVSIEGWKAWLSHQTMLINENRLSALDPKARSFLEAEMEKFFFGDGCAKPEGYVAPE
- the cysQ gene encoding 3'(2'),5'-bisphosphate nucleotidase CysQ, encoding MSNDELNSLLPTVIAIAKHAGEKILQVYKREFEVTEKDDKSPLTEADMAAHHCIVDGLKKLTPEIPILSEESAKISFAERQSWQRYWLVDPLDGTREFIKRNGEFTVNIALIDNHDSVLGVIYVPVQNITYYATRGNGAFKQEGSATPVKINSKKWQGGTLKVAGSRSHRGDSLDGMLEKIGDYEIISMGSSLKLCLVAEGVAHIYPRFGLTSEWDTAAAQCIVEEAGGRLTEMSFEPLKYNTKESLLNPWFFVAGDLDIDWRQYIPDEAA
- a CDS encoding AraC family transcriptional regulator, translated to MDRLSEILNHMSISTRVFHSGSICGVFDFSESQSHHGYIHLVSRGRLTLQRQNKEALLIEEPSLIFYPRPTTHRLVADESAGAEIVCATVEIGAGPNNPIANALPESIVIPLSTSDNLAKVTHWLFEEAFLDLDARQVMLDRLAEIIVIQLLRLALTQEESLAGLLRGLVHPQLGKLIKNIHRSPARQWRLEDMAKLSLMSRSKFAQTFKDTLGQTPADYLLEWRISLAQTYLRKGHAVNLIAHKVGYPNSSTFSRAFKKKTGYSPTDWHHAFLTKNEEDRGVVEHLSK
- the thiC gene encoding phosphomethylpyrimidine synthase ThiC: MNAPERILSQTAQVDQAAIKNFPNSRKIYVEGSRPDIQVPMREISLSDTPLTVGVEHNPAVVVYDTSGPYTDPNVKIDVRNGLAPMRNAWIEERGDTEILEQISSEYGRRQAKNPDLAAIRFTAQRPSRRAKAGANVSQMHYAKRGIITPEMEYVAIRENQRRDQVAAVSSEVKGESFGASIPAHVTPEFVRDEVARGRAIIPLNINHPEVEPMIIGRNFLVKINGNIGNSAVTSSIEEEVEKMTWSIRWGGDTVMDLSTGKNIHETREWILRNSPVPIGTVPIYQALEKVDGKAEDLTWELFRDTLIEQAEQGVDYFTIHAGVLLRYVPLTAKRMTGIVSRGGSIMAKWCLAHHKENFLYTHFEDICEIMKAYDVSFSLGDGLRPGSIADANDAAQFGELETLGELTKIAWKHDIQTMIEGPGHVPMHLIKENMDKQLECCDEAPFYTLGPLTTDIAPGYDHITSGIGAAMIGWFGTAMLCYVTPKEHLGLPNKDDVKEGVITYKIAAHAADLAKGHPAAQVRDNALSKARFEFRWEDQFNLGLDPDRAREYHDETLPKDSAKVAHFCSMCGPHFCSMKISQEVRDYAKQMGLDDDKVLAEGMAEKAKEFEAKGAQLYSKV
- the nudE gene encoding ADP compounds hydrolase NudE translates to MPKTLPRIIDKSTLAKTRLFEIESLQLKFSNGITVEYERLLSSSVGAVLIVPMLDNDTVLLIREYNAGVHRYELALPKGGVEAGEGWLDAANREIREEIGYAAHSLEHLRTVSIAPSYLSHETHIVLAQNLYESRLQGDEPEEIEVIPWKLSEMTKLLTSGEMSEARSIAALYIVRDKLKDI
- the mutY gene encoding A/G-specific adenine glycosylase, giving the protein MAEAKFSDRLLSWFDQYGRKDLPWQQQSSYHVWVSEIMLQQTQVKTVIPYYLRFIVRFPSVKKLAAASIDEVLHHWSGLGYYARGRNLHRTAQIICREHDTKLPNTLEQWINLPGIGRSTAAAILSLSKNQRQPILDGNVKRVLSRCFGIRGWPGISAVEQRLWDISEQQTPTRRVANYTQAIMDLGATVCTRSKPLCHLCPMNKHCVAFKTESVTLYPGKKPKRTLPEKHTIMLLLRNKQNEILLQQRPPSGIWGGLWCFPQCDVETDVSQWCQQQLGLGIDNILNGIPFSHTFSHYRLYVTPIHAQVTGNSETVMEGAPQLWYNRQQPASLGLAAPVSKLLQQLNYALFGKL
- a CDS encoding YkgJ family cysteine cluster protein, which produces MAKKAKSAKIIPIKPEITPENKCGFCQGSKCCSYVTQEIDTPKSKKDFDHLMWVISHGDLEIYKDDDGWYLMIPQKCNHLLPDGRCGTYDTRPQICRDHTNDFCEYDQPAEESFKLHFHNDKELDKYCRKRFKKWDGRHEQWAKKKAS